A part of Kitasatospora kifunensis genomic DNA contains:
- a CDS encoding NUDIX domain-containing protein — MTWFDPDPTVLAAPPFLDAEDGELARTTTAAGAMALVLSPAGIVLHLRDDKSWIPHPGCWSLFGGAVEVGELPAETVLRELQEELGLDEVECRPLWRVVDAHGDGRLLTIFEARTSLRPDQMVLTEGQALDAFEYDAALELKLAPFCRRVLERYAVESQRA; from the coding sequence ATGACCTGGTTCGACCCGGATCCCACTGTGCTGGCCGCCCCGCCGTTCCTCGATGCGGAGGATGGCGAGCTCGCACGGACGACCACTGCTGCCGGCGCCATGGCGCTCGTGCTCAGTCCCGCCGGCATCGTCCTCCATCTCCGGGACGACAAGTCCTGGATTCCCCACCCGGGTTGCTGGTCGCTGTTTGGTGGTGCGGTCGAGGTCGGCGAGCTGCCCGCCGAGACGGTGCTGCGTGAGCTGCAAGAGGAGCTCGGGCTGGATGAGGTCGAGTGCCGCCCACTGTGGCGGGTGGTGGATGCTCACGGCGATGGGCGGCTGCTGACGATTTTCGAGGCGCGCACGTCGCTGCGGCCGGACCAAATGGTCCTGACCGAGGGTCAGGCCTTGGACGCCTTCGAGTACGACGCGGCTCTTGAGCTCAAGTTGGCTCCTTTCTGTCGCCGCGTGTTGGAGCGATACGCCGTGGAGTCGCAGAGGGCTTGA
- a CDS encoding DUF11 domain-containing protein has translation MPPGGTGAALGYSYATSSGAIVVPGVTAGYVGVGFDNYGAFATTYAGPDGPGSLPNSVGVRGSGSQREGFRWLTGVPAPGGFREPWEAGARIQVSVINGRLTVRRSTKADPNGSLLIDDFDLAGQPGQVAMPATFKLGFAAGTGAATAAHRIRNLTVALPANMPLEMNGPQTAKSGERISCTIDVQNLGPNDAPDAVVEGTIPEQLSEVQVSCRGENGARCGAGSITDGLHQPVDLPRGSKAVITLSGTVDPRYEGTLTCTSLVTSPTRANTAGQQSGSVRTEVELPLISVGQKQNSSWEQGWPEDQKGWVISYTLTLAANQQRVAMWEISFDVPPRTRVNPQQTQWYRVTKDGLDGTVVITSPDPSHTIDPGTPLDVDVQLLYPSRNDAGDGTLRNLRAIEVTQP, from the coding sequence GTGCCTCCTGGCGGCACGGGCGCGGCGCTCGGCTACTCCTATGCGACGTCGTCGGGGGCGATCGTCGTCCCGGGGGTCACGGCTGGCTACGTGGGTGTCGGCTTCGACAACTATGGTGCCTTCGCCACGACATACGCCGGACCCGACGGGCCTGGCAGTCTCCCCAACTCCGTCGGGGTACGCGGCAGCGGCAGCCAGCGGGAGGGATTCCGCTGGCTCACCGGCGTTCCGGCACCGGGGGGATTCCGGGAACCGTGGGAAGCCGGCGCCCGCATCCAGGTGTCCGTCATCAACGGCCGCCTCACCGTACGCCGCTCCACCAAGGCCGACCCGAACGGCTCCCTGCTGATCGACGACTTCGACCTCGCGGGCCAGCCCGGGCAGGTCGCGATGCCCGCGACGTTCAAGCTCGGCTTCGCGGCGGGCACCGGCGCCGCCACGGCGGCCCACCGAATCCGAAACCTCACAGTGGCACTGCCCGCCAACATGCCGCTGGAGATGAACGGTCCGCAAACGGCCAAGTCAGGCGAGCGGATCTCCTGCACCATCGACGTGCAGAACCTGGGCCCGAACGACGCTCCCGACGCCGTGGTGGAGGGCACGATCCCCGAGCAGCTGAGCGAGGTGCAGGTGAGCTGCCGCGGGGAGAACGGGGCCCGCTGCGGCGCCGGCTCGATCACTGACGGACTGCACCAGCCGGTGGACCTGCCCCGCGGCAGCAAGGCAGTGATCACGCTGAGCGGCACCGTCGACCCGCGCTACGAAGGCACTCTCACCTGTACGAGCCTCGTCACCTCGCCGACCCGCGCGAACACGGCCGGGCAGCAGTCCGGCTCGGTCAGGACCGAAGTCGAACTGCCGCTGATCAGCGTCGGCCAAAAGCAGAACTCGAGCTGGGAGCAGGGCTGGCCCGAAGACCAGAAGGGATGGGTCATCAGCTACACCCTCACGCTGGCCGCCAACCAGCAGCGGGTGGCGATGTGGGAGATCTCGTTCGACGTACCGCCCCGCACCCGCGTCAACCCGCAGCAGACCCAGTGGTACCGGGTAACCAAGGACGGCCTCGACGGGACCGTGGTCATCACCTCCCCCGACCCCTCCCACACCATCGACCCCGGCACGCCCCTCGACGTGGACGTCCAACTGCTGTACCCCTCCCGTAACGACGCCGGAGACGGCACGCTGCGCAACCTGCGCGCCATCGAAGTGACACAGCCCTGA
- a CDS encoding SDR family NAD(P)-dependent oxidoreductase — protein sequence MSSVYPNRPWNVHRLPSAAGKSFLVTGGNAGIGYFVAEQLAGTGAVVVLGSRDRERAYAAMASIRSRVPGAQLRHLQLDLADLASVRNVADELELDRLDAVVHNAGVALDDPPRRTTKDGHELMFGVNHLGHVALTRGLAPLLSAAPAARIVTVGSFAARSERLDPDDLQSLRDYRPKRAYGRSKLAQMSFAFELDRRLRARGSSVLSLVAHPGGALDSLTPPRAGVHAATRGSRLRSVPAGLLLQGKDRGAWPIVRAVLDPQVCGGQLWGPKAFGLRGTPQLESVRAHMTDPALVARLWDASCDGAGVEPHLALL from the coding sequence ATGTCTTCCGTGTACCCGAACCGGCCGTGGAACGTTCACCGGCTGCCCTCCGCCGCCGGCAAGTCCTTCCTGGTCACCGGGGGCAACGCCGGGATCGGCTACTTCGTCGCGGAACAGCTCGCCGGGACCGGGGCCGTCGTGGTGCTCGGGAGCCGGGACCGGGAGAGGGCCTACGCCGCCATGGCCTCGATCCGCTCGCGTGTCCCCGGCGCGCAACTGCGCCACCTCCAGCTGGACCTCGCCGACCTGGCGTCCGTACGGAACGTCGCGGACGAACTCGAACTCGACCGCCTCGACGCGGTGGTCCACAACGCCGGTGTCGCGCTCGACGATCCACCGCGGCGCACGACGAAGGACGGTCACGAGCTGATGTTCGGGGTCAACCACCTGGGGCACGTCGCGCTGACCCGAGGCCTGGCGCCCCTGCTGTCCGCGGCGCCCGCCGCCCGGATCGTGACGGTGGGGAGCTTCGCGGCGCGCTCCGAGCGGCTGGACCCGGACGACCTCCAGTCGCTCCGGGACTACCGCCCCAAGCGCGCCTACGGCCGGTCGAAGCTGGCGCAGATGTCCTTCGCCTTCGAGCTCGACCGCCGCCTGCGCGCCCGCGGCAGCAGTGTGCTCAGCCTGGTGGCCCATCCCGGCGGCGCCCTGGATTCCCTGACCCCGCCCCGTGCGGGGGTGCACGCGGCAACCCGCGGCAGCCGGTTGCGCAGCGTGCCCGCCGGGCTGCTGCTCCAGGGCAAGGACCGCGGGGCGTGGCCGATCGTCCGGGCCGTCCTGGACCCGCAGGTGTGCGGAGGACAGCTGTGGGGGCCCAAGGCCTTCGGCCTGCGCGGCACACCGCAACTGGAGTCGGTCCGCGCCCACATGACCGATCCCGCCCTTGTCGCGCGTCTGTGGGACGCCAGCTGCGA
- a CDS encoding aminotransferase class I/II-fold pyridoxal phosphate-dependent enzyme, which produces MDVLEKCRSWTAEHLRDRGGDCYYRAISSTFNGTEVEFEGKRMIMAASHDYLGLAADPRVREAAVAAVRRFGTSLGGSRAVSGSLDLHEELEHRLARFLGQEAAAVLPSGYQANLMLAPLLTEGRHVYSDFLNHASLDEAIRLGDATERKFLHGDMDHLKELLASTSGEAGKIILTDGIFSVGGDICKLPEMMKLADTHGAQVVVDSSHDLGVLGPNGAGAGDHFGLRPLLVTSALSKSLASVGGVIAGPAEVIHYLRFHARTALFTAAASPANVAAALTALEILQSEPGRRARVLDLAEQLHHGLRTLGYDTGTSLTPVVPVLTRGRERCLRMWQELCGAGVFTAPMTYPAVRAGREVLRVTLTAAHTDQQLVRVLTAFDEVGRKEGLIPPQPARRTPPDTVVLPAAIAPAATRAFTG; this is translated from the coding sequence ATGGATGTATTGGAGAAGTGCCGCTCGTGGACGGCAGAACATCTGCGCGACAGGGGAGGCGACTGCTACTACCGAGCGATCAGCAGCACCTTCAACGGCACCGAGGTCGAGTTCGAGGGCAAGCGGATGATCATGGCCGCTTCCCACGACTACCTCGGCCTCGCCGCCGACCCACGGGTGCGGGAGGCCGCCGTTGCCGCGGTACGGCGTTTCGGCACCTCGCTGGGCGGATCACGCGCAGTGAGCGGCTCCCTGGACCTCCACGAGGAACTGGAGCACCGACTGGCCCGATTCCTGGGGCAAGAGGCAGCGGCCGTACTTCCGTCCGGATACCAGGCGAATCTGATGCTGGCTCCGCTACTGACAGAAGGCCGGCATGTCTACAGCGACTTTCTGAACCATGCCTCGCTGGACGAGGCAATCCGCCTGGGTGATGCCACGGAACGCAAATTCTTGCATGGCGACATGGACCACCTGAAGGAACTTCTCGCATCCACTTCCGGGGAGGCCGGAAAAATCATCCTCACCGACGGCATCTTCTCCGTCGGCGGAGACATCTGCAAACTCCCGGAAATGATGAAGCTGGCCGACACCCACGGCGCACAGGTCGTCGTGGACAGCTCCCACGACCTCGGGGTGCTCGGGCCCAACGGCGCCGGCGCCGGGGACCACTTCGGGCTGCGGCCCCTGCTGGTCACCAGCGCCCTCTCCAAGAGTCTTGCCTCCGTGGGCGGCGTCATCGCCGGACCAGCCGAGGTCATCCACTACCTGCGCTTCCACGCCCGGACAGCGCTGTTCACCGCAGCGGCCTCACCGGCCAACGTCGCCGCCGCATTGACCGCACTCGAAATCCTCCAGAGCGAACCCGGGCGCCGCGCCCGGGTACTGGACCTCGCCGAGCAACTCCACCACGGTCTGCGGACGCTGGGTTACGACACTGGCACCTCGCTCACCCCTGTCGTACCCGTCCTCACCCGCGGCCGTGAGCGGTGCCTGCGCATGTGGCAGGAGCTGTGCGGAGCGGGAGTGTTCACCGCCCCCATGACCTATCCCGCCGTCAGGGCAGGCCGCGAGGTACTGCGCGTCACGCTGACAGCCGCGCACACGGATCAGCAGCTGGTCCGGGTGCTGACCGCGTTCGACGAAGTGGGGCGCAAGGAGGGCCTCATCCCCCCACAACCCGCACGGCGGACTCCTCCCGATACCGTCGTACTTCCGGCAGCGATCGCGCCCGCCGCGACTCGCGCGTTCACCGGCTAG
- a CDS encoding acyl carrier protein: MSFDELKNIMISLGIPESDIRLDAALEDAGLDSIAVVELALVLRREKGLMVTEEEIGAAATVADVAALVAVR; this comes from the coding sequence ATGTCATTCGATGAACTGAAAAATATTATGATCTCTCTTGGGATTCCCGAGTCGGATATCCGCCTGGATGCGGCCCTGGAGGACGCAGGACTCGACTCCATCGCCGTGGTGGAACTTGCCCTGGTCCTGCGCAGGGAGAAGGGGCTGATGGTGACGGAAGAGGAGATCGGAGCCGCCGCCACGGTCGCGGACGTCGCCGCGCTCGTGGCGGTTCGGTGA